In Nocardioides sp. zg-1228, a single window of DNA contains:
- a CDS encoding alpha-galactosidase, with protein MSDDFPPTDQPGDGPVHLSRGGVSVVVGRDAGGIPAVLHWGTALGDLDAAALSALVAAGAPGVPRSSYDLPRRTGLVPDGTRGFSGTPGLSGHRVGGSATAAAPSLVAWDVGLADGRLVCTSTDDEAGWSVTVDLVLDDAGLLHARTSVTNTADGDLHLASVLTSLPVPARAGELLDLTGRWCRERTPQRHPWVQGTHRRDGRRGRTGHDATLLMVAGTPGFSFSRGEVWAVHTAWSGNHTTYAERTPEGECLLGGGELLSPGEVVLAPSETYHSPRLLASWSGAGLDPLSHRLHAHLRAVTPRARGQRPVIANTWEAVYFDQSLGRLTELADVAASVGVERFVLDDGWFLGRRDDTAALGDWSVDPAVWPHGLGPLVEHVTGAGMEFGLWVEPEMVNLDSRVAQAHPERVLRGRSTPPPEWRHQQVLDLQDDAAYADLRAALLALLDELDIAYLKWDHNRDLTDATHEGRPAVHGQTVAAYRLLDELREAHPALEIESCSSGGARVDAEVLTRADRIWPSDTIDPLERQHLQRWTSLLVPPELMGSHVGGPTSHTTGRTHALRYRAATALLHSFGVEWDLTRVDDAGLAELRSWISLHKQVRPLIGTGTLVHPDHPDPSVMVTGVVAADRSEAWYVVATVGATATQHLAPLRPTGLDPARIYRLTEQLPPPPGGADLTDAWAPDGVELPGRALQEAGVALPVLGPEEARVLRVATTVAR; from the coding sequence ATGAGCGACGACTTCCCACCCACCGATCAGCCCGGCGACGGCCCGGTCCACCTCAGCCGTGGCGGCGTCAGCGTCGTGGTCGGCCGCGACGCCGGAGGCATTCCGGCCGTTCTGCACTGGGGCACCGCCCTGGGCGATCTCGACGCCGCCGCCCTGTCCGCGCTGGTGGCGGCCGGCGCGCCGGGCGTCCCGCGATCGTCGTACGACCTGCCGCGCCGCACCGGACTGGTGCCCGACGGCACGCGCGGCTTCTCCGGCACCCCCGGCCTGAGCGGGCACCGCGTCGGGGGCAGCGCGACGGCCGCCGCTCCGAGCCTGGTCGCCTGGGACGTGGGCCTCGCCGACGGGCGGCTCGTCTGCACCTCCACCGACGACGAGGCTGGGTGGTCGGTGACGGTCGACCTGGTCCTCGACGACGCCGGCCTGCTGCACGCCCGCACGAGCGTCACCAACACCGCCGACGGCGATCTCCACCTGGCGTCGGTGCTGACGTCCCTGCCCGTGCCGGCCCGCGCCGGCGAGCTCCTCGACCTCACCGGCCGCTGGTGCCGGGAACGCACGCCACAACGGCACCCCTGGGTCCAGGGCACGCACCGCCGCGACGGCCGTCGCGGGCGCACCGGGCACGACGCGACGCTGCTGATGGTCGCCGGCACACCCGGCTTCTCGTTCAGTCGCGGGGAGGTGTGGGCGGTGCACACGGCCTGGAGCGGCAACCACACGACGTACGCCGAGCGCACCCCCGAAGGCGAGTGCCTGCTCGGGGGCGGCGAGCTGCTCAGCCCCGGCGAGGTGGTCCTCGCGCCGAGTGAGACCTACCACTCCCCCCGCCTCCTCGCCTCGTGGTCCGGTGCCGGACTGGACCCGCTCAGCCACCGGCTCCACGCCCACCTCCGCGCCGTCACGCCGCGAGCCCGCGGCCAGCGGCCGGTCATCGCCAACACCTGGGAGGCGGTCTACTTCGACCAGTCGTTGGGCCGGCTCACCGAGCTGGCCGACGTGGCCGCGTCGGTCGGCGTCGAACGCTTCGTCCTCGACGACGGCTGGTTCCTCGGACGTCGCGACGACACCGCCGCGCTCGGGGACTGGAGCGTCGACCCGGCGGTGTGGCCCCACGGGCTCGGGCCGCTGGTCGAGCACGTCACCGGGGCGGGGATGGAGTTCGGTCTGTGGGTCGAGCCGGAGATGGTCAACCTCGACTCCCGAGTGGCCCAGGCCCACCCGGAGCGAGTGCTGCGCGGCCGCTCGACGCCACCGCCCGAGTGGCGCCACCAGCAGGTGCTCGACCTGCAGGACGACGCGGCCTACGCGGACCTCCGCGCCGCCCTCCTGGCCCTGCTCGACGAGCTTGACATCGCCTACCTCAAGTGGGACCACAACCGCGACCTCACCGACGCCACCCACGAGGGCCGTCCCGCCGTGCACGGACAGACCGTGGCGGCCTATCGGCTGCTCGACGAGCTGCGTGAGGCACATCCGGCCCTGGAGATCGAGTCCTGCTCGTCCGGCGGCGCCCGGGTCGACGCCGAGGTGCTGACGCGCGCCGACCGCATCTGGCCGAGCGACACCATCGACCCGCTCGAACGCCAGCACCTGCAGCGGTGGACCTCGCTCCTGGTGCCGCCGGAGCTGATGGGCTCACACGTGGGCGGGCCGACCTCGCACACCACCGGGCGTACGCACGCGCTGCGCTACCGGGCGGCCACCGCGCTCCTCCACTCCTTCGGTGTCGAGTGGGACCTCACCCGCGTGGACGACGCCGGGCTCGCCGAGCTCCGGTCCTGGATCTCGTTGCACAAGCAGGTCCGCCCGCTGATCGGCACCGGCACGCTCGTGCACCCCGACCACCCCGACCCGTCGGTGATGGTGACGGGCGTGGTCGCCGCCGATCGCTCGGAGGCGTGGTACGTCGTGGCCACCGTCGGCGCGACCGCCACCCAGCACCTCGCGCCGCTGCGGCCGACCGGCCTGGACCCTGCCCGCATCTACCGCCTCACCGAGCAGCTCCCGCCACCGCCCGGTGGGGCGGACCTCACCGACGCCTGGGCGCCCGATGGTGTCGAGCTGCCCGGCAGGGCGCTACAGGAGGCGGGGGTGGCGCTGCCGGTGCTGGGCCCGGAGGAGGCGCGGGTGCTGCGGGTGGCGACCACGGTCGCTCGCTGA
- a CDS encoding class I SAM-dependent methyltransferase: protein MDAQAWDERYAASELVWSREPNRLVAAELADLPPGTAVDLGAGEGRNAIWLASHGWSATAVDFSQVALDKGARLAEGLDVTWVCADATTWQPPAPVDLVVVAYLQLPAADRRRAVRNAVTMLRPGGTFLLVAHDSTNLTEGTGGPQDPAVLMTAADVVDDLSGLDVEVVRAERVDRAVTTAEAHRGEDRRTARDCLVRVVRR from the coding sequence ATGGACGCACAGGCGTGGGACGAGCGGTACGCGGCCAGCGAGCTGGTGTGGTCACGCGAGCCCAACCGGCTCGTGGCCGCCGAGCTCGCCGACCTGCCGCCCGGCACCGCGGTGGACCTCGGCGCCGGTGAGGGGCGCAACGCGATCTGGCTCGCGTCGCACGGCTGGTCGGCCACCGCGGTGGACTTCTCGCAGGTCGCCCTCGACAAGGGCGCCCGGCTGGCCGAGGGCCTCGACGTGACGTGGGTCTGCGCCGACGCCACCACCTGGCAGCCGCCCGCCCCGGTCGACCTGGTGGTCGTGGCCTACCTCCAGCTCCCGGCCGCCGACCGCCGCCGGGCGGTGCGCAACGCGGTCACCATGCTGCGGCCCGGCGGGACGTTCCTCCTCGTCGCCCACGACTCGACCAACCTCACCGAGGGGACCGGTGGGCCGCAGGACCCGGCGGTGCTGATGACGGCGGCCGACGTGGTCGACGACCTCTCCGGACTGGACGTCGAGGTGGTGCGCGCCGAGCGTGTCGACCGCGCGGTGACCACGGCGGAGGCCCACCGCGGGGAGGATCGCCGCACGGCGCGCGACTGCCTGGTGCGGGTGGTCAGGCGCTGA
- a CDS encoding family 16 glycoside hydrolase has translation MSKSVVLHPRSRAARTGSRRRSRWGAGALAVTVAAGLTAAMPSASAVPPGDEAGVTMRAFQLGQSISELCTLKSGQTPNVDQLEPVVDWASPADFGGLEDNFVVEVLANLSIEEPGTYEFRLVSDDGSRLTIGDQVVVDHDGLHGDTAKDGSITLGAGAHPLRIDYFEAGGGERLTLSWRKPGEPGFTVVPTSALSTEANVTRVTAPGFKYCEGQSDSAGDGLQLDGLNPAYDLVDLRPAGFEPQVTGLEWDGDDLLVLTWGGNGNDQGNVELGELWRLEGVEDATSPADVTRTRIAGELKEPQGIAVVDGEIYVSEKTGLVRLTGEDPQGVFQTRDEIADYPFDGNFHEFGFGMLYRDGKFHVNLSVSINLGGATTVPQGSHDRGTHITIDRETGAIDVVAGGLRTPHGMGWGADGEIFVTDNQGGWLPASKLLEIKPGEFYNHYTTEPDGSPGRFDDQPVTKPVLWMPQNEIANSPSTPIVVEEGPYAGQMFIGDVTYGGLQRADLEKVDGRHQGALFRMTQGLEAGVSRVLAAPGGSLIVGGLGAGGNWGQTGKLRYGLQKLDLSGDVPFDMASMDVVEGGFEITYTEPLSAQTLTDLASKYQLEQWRYRATAQYGGPKLDEESLIVTSATASDDGRTVTLQVEGMKPDRVVHLRSPRPFDSASGETLWSTEAWYTLNSYPGYVAPDPEPAPDGIYELEDGDLSGTAGVATEHAGYTGSGFVDGIQTVGSGTAVEVVAPRAGAYDLQIRYANGPNPQPNQAKKMSLYVGEERQQITLPPFADWKTWGTLTTRVTLPAGATRVELAYEQGDDGNVNLDHLKVVDPTGGRVEAEDGTITGDGNRVQTEHAGYSGTGYVGGFENDGTAVTFDVIATRAGYHAIKLGYANGPNPQPDQTKAMSLYVDDVFVKKLSLPPTGMWKDWGSIEDQIELEAGLNVVRIQRDAGDNGNVNLDYLDLGARSACAPGETPGADDEFDGDTLDTCRWSTVLNKTSSGVAVTEGHLRINAQSGDLSSGAVDAKNVILQDAPAEGSWAATTQFTMTGTDDYLQGGLVAWTDARNYAKLVAMEKPEGTWVLELGRRINGEMVYANADLPGGTAPEDLQLQMVSTGSAVQGRWSTDQGATWTSMGSGYPSTGLVDPKIGVAAYNGTGSQVGEFDWFRVSGDPVVEPDTCAPTTADPGYRMLFDGTAESLQDWDMAGPGLFTREADCSLKTNGGMGLLWHSEPLEGDYSLQLDWKLTKDDNGGVFVGFPDPGNDPWVAVDNGYEIQIDASDLPDRTTGAVYTFQGANAQRDSALKGLNEWNHYEIRVEGKRIRVYLNDVLVNDFTSPEAEDNRLTWPSYFGLQNHGGGENVFYRDVQVKELADPENVPSTVTVTAPAQVETGAKARVEVAVTSAAPEAPTGEVVLSVNGSDLPPAQLKEGKATIEVGPFQAAGTVELVASYAGDLAVDAGRGSTRLEVVRPTPPVVPPVVPPSVDPVVAVKKGGKVDATRDRRRARMVLSCGSAPCEGKVVLRTRGATGTRLGAGAFDLDAREKGTVTLRLTQRARALLGKKATVKAVLVVRHEDGSTQRVKVRLTR, from the coding sequence GTGTCGAAGTCCGTCGTGCTCCACCCGCGCTCGCGCGCCGCCCGCACCGGCTCACGTCGCCGTTCCCGCTGGGGCGCCGGCGCCCTGGCCGTCACCGTGGCGGCCGGCCTCACGGCCGCGATGCCGAGCGCGTCGGCGGTGCCCCCGGGCGACGAGGCGGGGGTGACCATGCGCGCCTTCCAGCTCGGCCAGTCGATCTCCGAGCTGTGCACGCTCAAGTCGGGGCAGACCCCCAACGTCGACCAGCTCGAGCCGGTCGTCGACTGGGCGAGCCCGGCCGACTTCGGGGGCCTCGAGGACAACTTCGTCGTCGAGGTGCTGGCCAACCTCTCCATCGAGGAGCCGGGGACCTACGAGTTCCGGCTGGTCAGCGACGACGGCTCGCGGCTCACCATCGGCGACCAGGTCGTCGTCGACCACGACGGTCTGCACGGCGACACGGCCAAGGACGGCTCGATCACCCTGGGCGCCGGGGCCCACCCGCTGCGGATCGACTACTTCGAGGCCGGCGGCGGCGAGCGCCTGACGCTGTCGTGGCGCAAGCCCGGCGAGCCGGGCTTCACGGTCGTTCCCACCTCCGCCCTCAGCACCGAGGCCAACGTGACGCGGGTGACGGCCCCCGGCTTCAAGTACTGCGAGGGCCAGAGCGACTCCGCCGGCGACGGGCTCCAGCTCGACGGCCTCAACCCCGCCTACGACCTCGTCGACCTGCGCCCCGCCGGCTTCGAGCCGCAGGTCACCGGCCTGGAGTGGGACGGCGACGACCTGCTCGTCCTCACGTGGGGCGGCAACGGCAACGACCAGGGCAACGTCGAGCTCGGCGAGCTCTGGCGCCTCGAGGGGGTCGAGGACGCGACCTCCCCGGCCGACGTCACCCGCACCCGGATCGCCGGCGAGCTCAAGGAGCCGCAGGGCATCGCGGTCGTCGACGGCGAGATCTACGTCTCGGAGAAGACCGGCCTGGTCAGGCTCACCGGCGAGGACCCCCAGGGCGTCTTCCAGACCCGGGACGAGATCGCGGACTACCCGTTCGACGGCAACTTCCACGAGTTCGGCTTCGGGATGCTCTACCGCGACGGCAAGTTCCACGTGAACCTGTCGGTGTCGATCAACCTCGGCGGCGCGACCACGGTGCCCCAGGGCTCCCACGACCGCGGCACCCACATCACCATCGACAGGGAGACCGGCGCGATCGACGTCGTCGCCGGTGGCCTCCGCACCCCGCACGGCATGGGCTGGGGTGCCGACGGCGAGATCTTCGTGACCGACAACCAGGGCGGCTGGCTGCCCGCGTCCAAGCTGCTGGAGATCAAGCCGGGCGAGTTCTACAACCACTACACCACCGAGCCGGACGGCAGCCCGGGTCGCTTCGACGACCAGCCGGTGACCAAGCCGGTGCTGTGGATGCCGCAGAACGAGATCGCCAACTCCCCGAGCACCCCCATCGTCGTGGAGGAGGGCCCCTACGCCGGCCAGATGTTCATCGGCGACGTGACCTACGGCGGCCTGCAGCGCGCCGACCTGGAGAAGGTGGACGGCCGCCACCAGGGCGCGCTGTTCCGGATGACCCAGGGACTCGAGGCCGGCGTCAGCCGCGTCCTCGCCGCCCCGGGTGGCTCACTCATCGTCGGAGGCCTCGGCGCCGGCGGCAACTGGGGCCAGACCGGCAAGCTGCGCTACGGCCTGCAGAAGCTCGACCTGAGCGGTGACGTGCCCTTCGACATGGCGTCGATGGACGTCGTCGAGGGCGGCTTCGAGATCACCTACACCGAGCCGCTGTCGGCGCAGACCCTGACCGACCTGGCGTCGAAGTACCAGCTCGAGCAGTGGCGCTACCGCGCCACGGCGCAGTACGGCGGCCCCAAGCTCGACGAGGAGAGCCTCATCGTCACCAGCGCGACGGCCAGCGACGACGGCCGCACGGTCACCCTCCAGGTCGAGGGCATGAAGCCCGACCGCGTCGTGCACCTGCGCTCGCCGCGCCCCTTCGACTCGGCGTCCGGCGAGACGCTGTGGAGCACGGAGGCCTGGTACACCCTCAACAGCTACCCCGGCTACGTCGCGCCGGACCCGGAGCCCGCTCCGGACGGCATCTACGAGCTCGAGGACGGCGACCTGTCCGGCACCGCCGGGGTCGCCACGGAGCACGCGGGTTACACCGGCTCGGGCTTCGTCGACGGCATCCAGACGGTCGGTTCGGGCACCGCGGTCGAGGTGGTCGCCCCGAGGGCCGGCGCCTACGACCTTCAGATCCGCTACGCCAACGGCCCCAACCCGCAGCCCAACCAGGCCAAGAAGATGAGCCTCTACGTCGGCGAGGAGCGCCAGCAGATCACGCTGCCGCCGTTCGCGGACTGGAAGACCTGGGGCACCCTCACCACGCGGGTGACCCTCCCGGCCGGCGCCACCCGCGTCGAGCTCGCCTACGAGCAGGGCGACGACGGCAACGTCAACCTCGACCACCTGAAGGTTGTGGACCCGACCGGGGGCCGCGTCGAGGCGGAGGACGGCACCATCACCGGTGACGGCAACCGCGTCCAGACCGAGCACGCCGGCTACAGCGGCACGGGCTACGTCGGCGGCTTCGAGAACGACGGCACGGCCGTGACCTTCGACGTGATCGCGACGCGGGCCGGCTACCACGCGATCAAGCTCGGCTACGCCAACGGACCCAACCCGCAGCCCGACCAGACCAAGGCGATGTCGCTCTACGTCGACGACGTCTTCGTCAAGAAGCTGTCGCTGCCGCCCACCGGCATGTGGAAGGACTGGGGCAGCATCGAGGACCAGATCGAGCTCGAGGCCGGGCTCAACGTCGTACGCATCCAGCGTGACGCGGGCGACAACGGAAACGTCAACCTCGACTACCTCGACCTCGGTGCCCGCTCGGCCTGCGCGCCGGGCGAGACGCCCGGTGCCGACGACGAGTTCGACGGCGACACCCTCGACACCTGCCGGTGGAGCACCGTCCTCAACAAGACCTCGAGCGGCGTCGCCGTGACCGAGGGGCACCTGCGCATCAACGCCCAGTCCGGCGACCTGTCCAGTGGCGCGGTCGACGCCAAGAACGTGATCCTGCAGGACGCCCCCGCCGAGGGCAGCTGGGCGGCCACGACCCAGTTCACGATGACCGGCACCGACGACTACCTCCAAGGTGGTCTGGTCGCGTGGACCGACGCCCGCAACTACGCCAAGCTCGTGGCGATGGAGAAGCCCGAGGGCACGTGGGTGCTCGAGCTGGGCCGCCGGATCAACGGCGAGATGGTCTACGCCAACGCCGACCTCCCCGGCGGGACCGCACCCGAGGACCTGCAGCTGCAGATGGTCTCGACCGGCTCCGCCGTCCAGGGCCGGTGGTCGACCGACCAGGGCGCCACCTGGACGTCGATGGGCTCGGGCTACCCCTCGACCGGTCTGGTCGACCCGAAGATCGGTGTCGCCGCCTACAACGGCACCGGCAGCCAGGTCGGCGAGTTCGACTGGTTCCGCGTGAGCGGCGACCCGGTCGTCGAGCCGGACACCTGCGCGCCCACGACGGCCGACCCCGGCTACCGGATGCTCTTCGACGGCACCGCCGAGAGCCTCCAGGACTGGGACATGGCCGGTCCCGGGCTGTTCACCCGCGAGGCCGACTGCTCGCTGAAGACCAACGGCGGGATGGGACTGCTGTGGCACTCGGAGCCGCTGGAGGGTGACTACTCCCTCCAGCTCGACTGGAAGCTGACCAAGGACGACAACGGCGGCGTGTTCGTCGGGTTCCCCGATCCCGGCAACGACCCCTGGGTCGCGGTCGACAACGGCTACGAGATCCAGATCGACGCCTCCGACCTGCCCGACCGCACGACCGGTGCCGTCTACACGTTCCAGGGCGCCAACGCCCAGCGGGACTCGGCGCTCAAGGGCCTCAACGAGTGGAACCACTACGAGATCCGGGTCGAGGGCAAGCGGATCCGCGTCTACCTCAACGACGTGCTCGTCAACGACTTCACCAGCCCCGAGGCGGAGGACAACCGCCTGACGTGGCCCAGCTACTTCGGGCTGCAGAACCACGGCGGCGGCGAGAACGTCTTCTACCGCGACGTGCAGGTCAAGGAGCTCGCCGACCCGGAGAACGTGCCGTCGACGGTGACAGTGACGGCACCCGCGCAGGTCGAGACCGGCGCGAAGGCGCGGGTCGAGGTCGCGGTGACCTCGGCCGCGCCGGAGGCCCCGACCGGCGAGGTGGTGCTGTCCGTCAACGGCAGCGACCTGCCGCCCGCGCAGCTCAAGGAGGGGAAGGCGACCATCGAGGTCGGCCCCTTCCAGGCCGCGGGCACCGTCGAGCTGGTGGCGTCCTACGCCGGTGACCTGGCGGTCGACGCCGGGCGCGGCAGCACCCGGCTCGAGGTGGTACGGCCGACCCCGCCCGTCGTCCCGCCCGTCGTCCCGCCCTCGGTCGATCCCGTGGTCGCGGTGAAGAAGGGCGGCAAGGTCGACGCGACGCGCGACCGTCGCCGGGCCAGGATGGTGCTGAGCTGCGGGTCGGCTCCCTGCGAGGGCAAGGTCGTGCTGCGCACCCGCGGCGCGACGGGCACGCGCCTCGGCGCCGGCGCGTTCGACCTGGACGCGCGGGAGAAGGGCACCGTCACCCTCCGGCTCACCCAGCGGGCGCGTGCGCTCCTGGGCAAGAAGGCGACGGTGAAGGCCGTGCTCGTGGTCCGGCACGAGGACGGCTCCACGCAGCGCGTGAAGGTGCGCCTGACGCGGTGA
- a CDS encoding MMPL family transporter has translation MLADLGRLLHRWRRVVLAAWAALAVAGAVLGGSVFDLARTPDPLRAEAESAQLERRLAADDPEGELVVAVLSGADIYGIDLIDQASRVLHDVRDLPDVVEVRDPWTTGAQDLVAPDRTGTVVTVEIDPTVDDERARAAVQRVEDTLRKVAVPEVLVGGPLLAEEAFAEQAIRDAARGEGVAVLVLLVVLALVLGGLVAGLLPVVTALGTVAVALLALAGLARVSAVSEYAVNVVTLLGLGLAVDYALLVLGRFREERAAAPGRTGTADLLGTTLATAGRTVLVSGLTVGTALAGLLLVGDPALSPMAVGGLVAVAAATLAGLTLAPALVAVAHPWIAAPAPRRVLGGTPSAHALLPRLARLALARPWPVLLGATALLLLLSTPLLSLDLRNSDARSLPADSEPRQVQSAIERGFPEQVATPVTVLVDAPYTSQETADAMARIVGLPGVADVMLLDPVPGDLSRLVVEPEPDGAGDYDGPLAQDLVRRLRAADLGSDVLVGGPTAELVDTRDALAERAPLAVAVVVLLTALLLGLLTRSVVVPVKAVLLNLLSLCATLGVVVAVFQWGWGSSVLGFEPWGALDVTTPLLLFMFAFGLSMDYHVFLVARIREAWDAAAGERPTRRRARPVDPRTVNDRAVLEGITASGPIVTLAAVAIGIVFLGFAMGELVAVKEIGVGMSVAVLLDVTVVRGLLLPSTMTLLGQWNWWLPSRRSGRRQG, from the coding sequence GTGCTCGCGGACCTCGGACGGCTGCTCCACCGGTGGCGACGTGTCGTCCTCGCGGCGTGGGCGGCCCTGGCCGTCGCGGGCGCGGTCCTCGGGGGATCGGTCTTCGACCTCGCGCGGACCCCCGACCCGCTGCGCGCCGAGGCCGAGTCGGCGCAGCTGGAGCGGCGGCTCGCGGCCGACGACCCGGAGGGCGAGCTCGTGGTCGCCGTGCTGTCCGGGGCGGACATCTACGGCATCGACCTCATCGACCAGGCCAGCCGCGTCCTGCACGACGTGCGCGACCTGCCCGACGTCGTCGAGGTGCGCGACCCGTGGACCACCGGGGCCCAGGACCTGGTGGCGCCCGACCGCACCGGCACGGTCGTCACCGTGGAGATCGATCCCACGGTCGACGACGAGCGGGCCCGGGCGGCGGTCCAGCGGGTGGAGGACACGCTGCGGAAGGTCGCCGTGCCGGAGGTGCTCGTGGGCGGCCCACTGCTGGCCGAGGAGGCCTTCGCCGAGCAGGCGATCCGGGACGCCGCGCGGGGCGAGGGCGTCGCGGTGCTCGTGCTGCTCGTCGTGCTGGCGCTCGTCCTGGGCGGTCTCGTGGCCGGCCTGCTCCCGGTGGTCACCGCGCTCGGCACGGTCGCCGTCGCGTTGCTGGCGCTCGCCGGCCTGGCGCGGGTCAGCGCGGTGAGCGAGTACGCCGTCAACGTCGTCACGCTGCTGGGCCTCGGACTGGCCGTCGACTACGCCCTGCTGGTGCTCGGACGCTTCCGCGAGGAGCGGGCCGCGGCGCCGGGACGCACGGGCACCGCCGACCTGCTCGGCACCACCCTGGCCACGGCAGGACGCACCGTGCTCGTCTCGGGCCTGACGGTCGGCACGGCGCTGGCGGGCCTGCTGCTGGTCGGCGATCCGGCGCTCTCCCCCATGGCCGTCGGCGGTCTCGTCGCCGTCGCGGCGGCGACCCTGGCCGGGCTCACCCTCGCCCCCGCGCTGGTCGCGGTCGCCCACCCCTGGATCGCCGCCCCGGCGCCCCGCCGGGTGCTCGGCGGGACCCCGAGCGCGCACGCGCTCCTGCCGCGGCTGGCCCGGCTCGCGCTGGCCCGACCGTGGCCGGTCCTGCTGGGCGCCACGGCCCTGCTGCTCCTGCTCAGCACACCCCTGCTGTCGCTCGACCTGCGCAACTCCGACGCCCGCTCACTGCCCGCGGACAGCGAGCCGCGGCAGGTCCAGTCGGCGATCGAGCGCGGCTTCCCCGAGCAGGTCGCGACACCGGTCACGGTGCTGGTCGACGCGCCCTACACGTCCCAGGAGACGGCCGACGCGATGGCCCGCATCGTCGGCCTGCCGGGCGTGGCCGACGTGATGCTGCTCGACCCCGTGCCCGGCGACCTCAGCCGGCTGGTCGTGGAGCCGGAGCCCGACGGGGCCGGCGACTACGACGGGCCCCTCGCCCAGGACCTGGTCCGGCGGCTGCGCGCCGCCGACCTCGGCTCGGACGTCCTGGTGGGCGGTCCGACCGCTGAGCTCGTCGACACCCGCGACGCCCTCGCCGAGCGCGCGCCGCTGGCCGTCGCCGTGGTCGTGCTGCTCACGGCGCTCCTGCTCGGGCTGCTCACCCGCTCGGTGGTCGTGCCGGTCAAGGCGGTGCTGCTCAACCTGCTCTCGCTGTGCGCGACCCTCGGCGTGGTCGTCGCGGTCTTCCAGTGGGGGTGGGGCTCCTCCGTGCTCGGCTTCGAGCCGTGGGGCGCCCTCGACGTCACCACCCCGCTGCTGCTGTTCATGTTCGCGTTCGGGCTGTCCATGGACTACCACGTGTTCCTGGTCGCCCGGATCCGCGAGGCGTGGGACGCCGCCGCCGGGGAGCGTCCGACGCGCCGCCGCGCTCGGCCCGTCGACCCGCGCACGGTCAACGACCGCGCGGTGCTGGAGGGCATCACGGCCTCGGGCCCGATCGTCACACTGGCCGCCGTCGCGATCGGCATCGTCTTCCTGGGCTTCGCGATGGGCGAGCTCGTCGCGGTCAAGGAGATCGGCGTGGGCATGAGCGTGGCCGTGCTCCTCGACGTGACCGTCGTACGCGGCCTGCTGCTGCCGTCGACGATGACCCTGCTCGGGCAGTGGAACTGGTGGCTGCCGAGCCGACGGTCGGGTCGGCGGCAGGGGTGA
- the mca gene encoding mycothiol conjugate amidase Mca, whose product MAQPPADRHPRETPRAGLRLMHVHAHPDDESSKGAASTAKYVAEGVDVHVVTCTGGERGSVLNAKMDRPEVWDNITEIRREEMHRARDILGIRQDWLGFVDSGWPEGDPPPPLPEGCFALVPLEEATERLVRLIREFRPHVLTTYDERGGYPHPDHIRCHEVSVAAHRAAGDPDRFPDAGEPWQPMKLYYHHGWSWAKTNALHEAMLAHDLESPYAERLATWKREPDWDDRITTRVPCGDYFGVRDQALLAHATQIDPDGMWFAIPREIQQKVWPTEDYELVESTVETSLPEDDLFAGIPTPAP is encoded by the coding sequence ATGGCCCAGCCCCCCGCAGACCGGCACCCCCGCGAGACGCCCCGCGCCGGTCTCCGACTCATGCACGTGCACGCCCACCCCGACGACGAGTCGAGCAAGGGCGCGGCGTCCACGGCGAAGTACGTCGCAGAGGGTGTCGACGTCCACGTCGTCACCTGCACCGGCGGCGAGCGCGGCTCGGTGCTCAACGCCAAGATGGACCGCCCCGAGGTCTGGGACAACATCACGGAGATCCGTCGCGAGGAGATGCACCGCGCCCGCGACATCCTCGGCATCCGGCAGGACTGGCTCGGCTTCGTCGACTCCGGCTGGCCAGAGGGCGACCCGCCGCCGCCCCTGCCCGAGGGCTGCTTCGCCCTGGTGCCGCTGGAGGAGGCGACCGAGCGGCTGGTGCGCCTGATCCGCGAGTTCCGCCCCCACGTGCTGACGACCTACGACGAGCGCGGCGGCTACCCGCACCCCGACCACATCCGCTGCCACGAGGTCTCGGTGGCCGCCCACCGCGCGGCCGGCGACCCCGACCGGTTCCCCGACGCGGGGGAGCCGTGGCAGCCGATGAAGCTCTACTACCACCACGGCTGGAGCTGGGCGAAGACCAACGCCCTGCACGAGGCGATGCTCGCCCACGACCTCGAGTCGCCCTATGCCGAGCGGCTGGCCACGTGGAAGCGCGAGCCCGACTGGGACGACCGCATCACCACGCGGGTGCCGTGCGGCGACTACTTCGGCGTGCGTGACCAGGCCCTGCTCGCCCACGCCACCCAGATCGACCCCGACGGCATGTGGTTCGCGATCCCGCGCGAGATCCAGCAGAAGGTCTGGCCCACCGAGGACTACGAGCTGGTCGAGTCGACGGTCGAGACCTCGCTGCCGGAGGACGACCTGTTCGCGGGGATCCCGACACCCGCTCCCTAG
- a CDS encoding DUF4307 domain-containing protein — MTTDLTDLSDRYGAPARWGRPVAIALTVVLAVVGLTWLGWAAWFHGSPDVRSDVVTFEVTDDHEVRARVDVELEDGVQASCRVRALAEDKTAVGELAFTPVDGVNEVVIRTERRATSVEKLGCTAPGQPRPR; from the coding sequence GTGACCACCGACCTCACCGACCTCAGCGATCGCTATGGCGCCCCGGCCCGCTGGGGACGACCCGTGGCCATCGCGCTGACGGTCGTCCTGGCGGTCGTCGGGCTCACCTGGCTGGGGTGGGCGGCGTGGTTCCACGGCAGCCCCGACGTCCGCTCAGACGTCGTCACCTTCGAGGTGACCGACGACCACGAGGTGCGGGCCCGCGTCGACGTCGAGCTCGAGGACGGCGTGCAGGCGAGCTGCCGCGTACGCGCGCTCGCGGAGGACAAGACGGCCGTCGGCGAGCTGGCCTTCACCCCCGTCGACGGCGTCAACGAGGTCGTGATCCGCACCGAGCGCCGGGCGACGTCGGTCGAGAAGCTCGGCTGCACCGCGCCCGGCCAGCCCCGGCCGCGCTGA